The following coding sequences are from one Streptomyces sp. NBC_01485 window:
- a CDS encoding tetratricopeptide repeat protein, whose amino-acid sequence MNRDWEDRVTAAWATFDEYPQDRAAAFRAVIDTLVAELPEGSPLGLFEQACAWDSTGHSDRAAPLYREALARGLGDLSGYKGRRAKIQLSSSLRNIGQADEGVKLLTPELDAPSDELDDAVRACLALCLSSLGRDREGLSLVIGALAPHLPRYQRSMANYARALVEDADAG is encoded by the coding sequence GTGAACCGAGACTGGGAAGATCGCGTGACCGCCGCCTGGGCCACCTTCGACGAGTATCCGCAGGACCGGGCCGCCGCGTTCCGGGCCGTGATCGACACGCTCGTCGCCGAGCTCCCCGAGGGCAGCCCGCTGGGCCTCTTCGAGCAGGCCTGCGCCTGGGACTCGACCGGCCACTCGGACCGGGCGGCCCCGCTCTACCGGGAGGCCCTGGCCCGCGGCCTCGGCGACCTGAGCGGCTACAAGGGCCGGCGCGCCAAGATCCAACTCTCCAGCTCGCTGCGCAACATCGGCCAGGCCGACGAGGGCGTCAAGCTCCTCACCCCCGAACTGGACGCCCCGTCCGACGAGTTGGACGACGCCGTACGCGCCTGTCTGGCGCTGTGCCTGTCCAGCCTGGGCCGCGACCGCGAGGGCCTGTCCCTGGTGATCGGTGCCCTGGCCCCCCATCTGCCGCGCTACCAGCGGTCGATGGCCAACTACGCGCGGGCGCTGGTCGAGGACGCCGACGCGGGCTGA
- a CDS encoding winged helix-turn-helix domain-containing protein, with product MATTRSLSSAPLPSTISPVSPVGPVQNAARHRLRAVDPDEVVDVADLLPPGATWLPAPQHTLPTLPGRPAMVGYLVLIPADQRQPFQPVPSPPSPEPGVGEPLVRVDAVQRTAEVDGQQLDLTYLEFELLAHLVAHPNRVHTRDQLVTTVWGYGHVGDGRTVDVHIARLRRKLGARHRQSIQTVRRVGYKFTPPTAR from the coding sequence ATGGCGACCACTCGTTCTCTCTCCTCCGCTCCTCTCCCCAGCACCATCAGCCCCGTCAGTCCCGTCGGCCCCGTCCAGAACGCCGCCCGGCACCGGCTGCGGGCCGTCGATCCGGACGAGGTGGTGGACGTCGCGGATCTGCTGCCGCCCGGCGCCACCTGGCTGCCCGCACCGCAGCACACCCTGCCCACGCTGCCCGGCCGGCCGGCGATGGTCGGCTACCTGGTCCTGATCCCGGCGGACCAGCGCCAGCCGTTCCAGCCGGTACCGTCACCGCCGTCGCCGGAGCCGGGCGTCGGCGAGCCGCTCGTGCGGGTCGACGCCGTGCAGCGCACCGCCGAGGTGGACGGGCAGCAACTCGACCTGACCTACCTGGAGTTCGAGCTGCTCGCGCACCTGGTGGCGCACCCGAACCGGGTGCACACCCGCGACCAGCTCGTCACCACGGTGTGGGGTTACGGCCACGTCGGTGACGGCCGCACGGTCGACGTCCACATCGCCCGGCTGCGCCGCAAGCTGGGCGCGCGGCACCGCCAGTCGATCCAGACGGTGCGCCGGGTCGGCTACAAGTTCACCCCGCCCACCGCCCGCTGA
- a CDS encoding DUF1996 domain-containing protein: protein MGRNIRKRRSSMATKAVAASAALALGGGGLIWANFYASAHESNSGQNETKASTAGAQVATISCPDVGQKLTNVPNGAKQGVATELANLDKQITEAYARLASTRQAQAGDSGFVQNAITGPLKEKRAATIDRIRINVQRSGGQFNNSLSQLAACTTQGANTNAGQAGNGQQNNGGQQQNGQNNGQNNNGQQQNGGQNNGGQQNNGGQQNNGNNGQNNGQNNGQQQNGQGGNGPAAADFVDITKVQGNAQLGVGQNGLPANGNSGSKGTFTSNCGTNGNDNHNTDNVIVAPGVTNGAHHLHDYVGNQNNDAFASDQDLANGGTSCQNQGDKSSYFWPVLRIQDGSQDFDQNNDGGGKEGNVGKILQPAQAQLKFVGNKKGNVVAMPTALRIITGDAKAFVNGNANANVNWSCTGFENKVQLKEQYPICPQGSQVVRTTNFQSCWDGKNIDSANHRTHVAFVQGDGTCGNGFQAIPQLQVRLVYNVPAPKLQNGTVVNPYAVDTFPENLHKPVTDHNDFINFFSTNLMNTMVNCINTGKNCK, encoded by the coding sequence ATGGGACGCAACATACGTAAACGCCGTTCGTCGATGGCCACGAAGGCCGTGGCAGCATCGGCGGCCCTAGCGCTCGGTGGGGGCGGGCTGATCTGGGCGAACTTCTACGCTTCGGCGCACGAGTCCAACTCGGGTCAGAACGAGACCAAGGCCTCCACCGCGGGCGCGCAGGTCGCCACCATCTCCTGCCCTGATGTGGGGCAGAAGCTGACGAACGTTCCGAACGGGGCGAAACAAGGCGTAGCGACTGAGCTGGCGAACCTCGACAAGCAGATCACCGAGGCCTACGCCCGGCTCGCTTCGACGCGCCAGGCCCAGGCCGGTGACTCCGGGTTCGTGCAGAACGCGATCACCGGCCCCCTCAAGGAAAAGAGGGCGGCCACGATCGACCGGATCCGGATCAACGTCCAGCGTTCCGGTGGTCAGTTCAACAACTCGCTGAGCCAGCTCGCGGCCTGCACCACGCAGGGCGCGAACACCAACGCCGGGCAGGCCGGTAACGGCCAGCAGAACAACGGCGGCCAGCAGCAGAACGGCCAGAACAACGGCCAGAACAACAACGGCCAGCAGCAGAACGGCGGCCAGAACAACGGCGGCCAGCAGAACAACGGTGGCCAGCAGAACAACGGCAACAACGGCCAGAACAACGGCCAGAACAACGGCCAGCAGCAGAACGGCCAGGGCGGCAACGGCCCCGCCGCCGCGGACTTCGTGGACATCACGAAGGTCCAGGGCAACGCCCAGTTGGGCGTGGGTCAGAACGGTCTCCCCGCGAACGGCAACAGCGGTTCCAAGGGCACCTTCACGTCGAACTGCGGCACCAACGGGAACGACAACCACAACACGGACAACGTGATCGTCGCCCCCGGTGTCACCAACGGCGCCCACCACCTGCACGACTACGTCGGCAACCAGAACAACGACGCCTTCGCGAGCGACCAGGACCTGGCGAACGGCGGCACGAGCTGCCAGAACCAGGGCGACAAGTCCTCGTACTTCTGGCCGGTGCTGCGTATCCAGGACGGCTCGCAGGACTTCGACCAGAACAACGACGGTGGCGGCAAGGAAGGCAACGTCGGCAAGATCCTTCAGCCCGCCCAGGCGCAGCTGAAGTTCGTCGGCAACAAGAAGGGCAACGTCGTCGCGATGCCGACCGCCCTGCGCATCATCACCGGTGACGCCAAGGCCTTCGTCAACGGCAACGCCAACGCCAACGTGAACTGGAGCTGCACCGGCTTCGAGAACAAGGTGCAGCTGAAGGAGCAGTACCCGATCTGCCCGCAGGGCAGCCAGGTGGTGCGTACGACCAACTTCCAGAGCTGCTGGGACGGCAAGAACATCGACAGCGCCAACCACCGCACGCACGTGGCGTTCGTCCAGGGCGACGGCACCTGCGGCAACGGTTTCCAGGCGATCCCGCAGCTCCAGGTCCGACTGGTCTACAACGTTCCGGCCCCGAAGCTCCAGAACGGCACGGTGGTGAACCCGTACGCGGTGGACACCTTCCCGGAGAACCTGCACAAGCCGGTCACCGACCACAACGACTTCATCAACTTCTTCTCCACGAACCTGATGAACACGATGGTCAACTGCATCAACACCGGCAAGAACTGCAAGTAG
- a CDS encoding fused response regulator/phosphatase — MDVSGRRTGTTVLVVDPTSAGRFALGAVLRRAGHQVVAVGTGAEALVELDVRRREGALPDVALVDVDLPDMSGFELCRRLKARPHMAGLPVVHFSAGELAPGDRAEGLDAGGEAHLAMPAEPEEIDAVVRAAVRAARLRADDQAATRRLTLLSEAIVTIQAARSPQELAHAAAEGAARLTGAPAAVFVLGPDDELYRALSRNRTTLALPDAGAHRAVAALLRRLGQGQAGQAGVRITTVPAPLWPAGFFRPEVRHDARLVLIPTQDGRASVCLATPTRGVRRVDPETESLLARLAQAAVLAAEPLLMYQVERHVALTLQHSFLPQPHRLPELPGVDVVVRYVPASRETEIGGDFYAALRTGEGVLVAVGDVVGHSLEAATVMVEIRHALRAYCVDESDPAVLAGRLDRMLQRYHPEVTATVCLVLIDPATGRTRIANAGHIPPLIVRDTRSADYAKAAGPLLGLGVPHPAPTELFLEPTDRLLMVTDGLIETRGTDLAVSMEHLRAAATGAMPGLDALCDTLLTCFDHDREDDIAMLALRLTN; from the coding sequence ATGGACGTCAGCGGCAGACGGACCGGCACGACCGTGCTCGTGGTGGACCCCACGTCGGCCGGCCGGTTCGCCCTGGGCGCCGTGCTGCGCCGGGCCGGCCACCAGGTCGTCGCGGTCGGCACCGGCGCCGAGGCGCTCGTCGAACTGGACGTACGGCGGCGCGAGGGCGCGCTGCCGGACGTTGCCCTCGTCGACGTCGACCTGCCCGACATGAGCGGCTTCGAGCTGTGCCGCCGGCTCAAGGCCCGGCCCCACATGGCCGGCCTGCCCGTCGTGCACTTCTCGGCCGGCGAGCTGGCCCCCGGCGACCGCGCCGAGGGGCTGGACGCCGGCGGCGAAGCCCATCTGGCGATGCCCGCCGAGCCCGAGGAGATCGACGCGGTGGTCCGGGCCGCGGTGCGGGCCGCCCGGCTGCGGGCCGACGACCAGGCGGCGACCCGGCGGCTGACGCTGCTGTCGGAGGCGATCGTCACCATCCAGGCGGCGCGCTCCCCGCAGGAACTCGCCCACGCCGCCGCCGAGGGCGCCGCGCGGCTGACCGGCGCGCCCGCCGCCGTCTTCGTCCTCGGCCCGGACGACGAGCTGTACCGCGCGCTCTCCCGCAACCGCACCACCCTCGCCCTGCCCGACGCGGGCGCCCACCGGGCCGTCGCCGCCCTGCTGCGGCGCCTCGGCCAGGGGCAGGCCGGGCAGGCGGGGGTGCGGATCACCACCGTGCCCGCGCCGCTGTGGCCCGCCGGGTTCTTCCGGCCGGAGGTGCGGCACGACGCCCGGCTGGTGCTGATCCCCACCCAGGACGGCCGGGCCTCGGTGTGCCTGGCCACGCCCACCCGCGGGGTCCGACGGGTGGACCCCGAGACCGAGTCCCTGCTCGCCCGCCTCGCCCAGGCCGCCGTGCTCGCCGCCGAACCGCTGCTCATGTACCAGGTCGAACGGCACGTCGCCCTCACCCTCCAGCACAGCTTCCTGCCCCAGCCGCACCGGCTGCCCGAGCTGCCGGGCGTCGACGTCGTCGTCCGCTATGTGCCCGCGTCCCGGGAGACCGAGATCGGCGGCGACTTCTACGCCGCCCTGCGCACCGGGGAAGGGGTGCTGGTCGCGGTCGGCGACGTGGTCGGGCACTCGCTGGAGGCGGCGACCGTGATGGTCGAGATCCGGCACGCGCTGCGCGCCTACTGCGTCGACGAGAGCGACCCGGCCGTGCTCGCCGGGCGCCTCGACCGGATGCTCCAGCGCTACCACCCCGAGGTCACTGCGACCGTCTGCCTCGTCCTGATCGACCCCGCCACCGGCCGCACCCGTATCGCCAACGCCGGGCACATCCCGCCGCTGATCGTCCGCGACACCCGCAGCGCCGACTACGCCAAGGCGGCCGGCCCCCTGCTCGGCCTGGGCGTGCCCCACCCGGCGCCCACCGAACTGTTCCTCGAACCCACCGACCGGCTCCTCATGGTCACCGACGGTCTGATCGAGACCCGGGGCACCGACCTCGCGGTCTCCATGGAGCACCTCCGCGCGGCGGCCACCGGCGCCATGCCGGGCCTGGACGCCCTCTGCGACACCCTCCTCACCTGCTTCGACCACGACCGGGAGGACGACATCGCCATGCTGGCCCTGCGGCTGACGAACTAG
- a CDS encoding sensor histidine kinase, translating into MNTNTKSDDGRSRARGMILAAGRGLVLAVLALPSAVLGITLSLVSMALIPVGVGIVTTPQVVKGVRAYAGWRRALAERWGGVRVPSAYRPLPDTANPWTLTFALLRDPATWRDLRWLPVDMTAGFLTALLPPLLILYPLEGFALAAGLWRTMTGGPYAEYGPYWYAFVPVSGQGTALVAGALGAVILVVAHRYTVSAMHAHFCLTRAYLSPSEAELAERVRVLTETRQDAVDTSAAELRRIERDLHDGAQARLVAMGMDLGTVEMLLDKNPEKARELLAKTRRSSAEALSELRDLVRGIHPPVLAERGLGDAVRALALRLPVATEVTVELGAGRADAPVESAAYFAVSEVLTNAVKHSGADRIWVDLHHTDGHLRISVTDNGKGGAVIGAGSGLAGIERRLGTFDGVLAVGSPAGGPTMVTMEIPCVLS; encoded by the coding sequence ATGAACACCAACACGAAGAGCGACGACGGGCGTTCGAGGGCTCGGGGGATGATCCTCGCCGCGGGGCGGGGGCTCGTGCTGGCCGTGCTGGCGCTGCCGTCGGCCGTCCTGGGCATCACCCTCTCCCTCGTCTCCATGGCCCTGATACCGGTCGGGGTCGGGATCGTCACCACGCCCCAGGTGGTCAAGGGGGTGCGTGCCTACGCCGGTTGGCGGCGGGCGCTCGCCGAGCGGTGGGGCGGGGTGCGCGTCCCGTCGGCGTACCGGCCGCTGCCCGACACCGCCAACCCGTGGACGCTCACCTTCGCGCTGCTGCGCGACCCGGCGACCTGGCGGGACCTGCGCTGGCTGCCGGTGGACATGACGGCGGGGTTCCTGACCGCGCTGCTGCCGCCGCTCCTGATCCTCTACCCCCTGGAGGGGTTCGCGCTGGCGGCAGGGCTGTGGCGGACCATGACGGGCGGGCCGTACGCCGAGTACGGGCCGTACTGGTACGCCTTCGTGCCGGTCAGCGGGCAGGGCACCGCGCTCGTCGCCGGCGCCCTGGGGGCCGTCATCCTCGTCGTCGCCCACCGGTACACGGTGAGCGCGATGCACGCCCACTTCTGTCTCACCCGCGCCTACCTCTCCCCCAGCGAGGCCGAACTGGCCGAACGCGTACGGGTGTTGACCGAGACCCGGCAGGACGCCGTGGACACCTCCGCCGCCGAACTGCGGCGCATCGAGCGGGACTTGCACGACGGCGCCCAGGCGCGGCTGGTGGCGATGGGCATGGACCTCGGCACCGTCGAGATGCTGCTCGACAAGAACCCGGAGAAAGCCAGGGAGTTGCTCGCCAAGACCCGCCGGTCCTCCGCCGAGGCGCTCTCCGAACTGCGCGACCTGGTGCGCGGGATCCACCCGCCGGTGCTGGCCGAGCGTGGACTCGGCGACGCCGTACGGGCGTTGGCGCTGCGGCTGCCGGTCGCCACCGAGGTGACGGTCGAGCTCGGCGCGGGCCGCGCGGACGCGCCCGTGGAGTCGGCGGCCTACTTCGCGGTGAGCGAGGTGCTCACCAACGCGGTCAAGCACTCCGGCGCCGACCGGATCTGGGTCGACCTCCACCACACGGACGGCCATCTGCGGATCTCCGTCACCGACAACGGCAAGGGCGGCGCGGTCATCGGGGCGGGCTCGGGGCTGGCCGGGATCGAACGGCGGCTGGGTACATTCGACGGCGTCCTGGCCGTCGGCTCCCCCGCCGGCGGTCCCACCATGGTGACCATGGAGATCCCTTGCGTGTTGTCCTAG
- a CDS encoding response regulator transcription factor: MRVVLAEDLFLLRDGLVRLLEAYDFEIAAAVESGPELERALAELAPDVAVVDVRLPPTHTDEGLQCALRARRRKPGLPVLVLSQHVEQLYARELLADGSGGVGYLLKDRVFDAEQFVDAVRRVAAGGTAMDPEVIRQLLARRSGDGEGPVDRLTPREREVMELMAQGRSNAAIAAQMVVTERAVAKHTANIFLKLGLEVSDDDNRRVLAVLAYLDRDR; the protein is encoded by the coding sequence TTGCGTGTTGTCCTAGCCGAGGACCTCTTCCTGCTGCGGGACGGCCTCGTCCGGCTGCTGGAGGCCTACGACTTCGAGATCGCCGCCGCCGTCGAGAGCGGGCCCGAACTCGAGCGGGCCCTCGCCGAACTGGCGCCGGACGTCGCCGTGGTCGACGTCCGGCTGCCGCCGACGCACACCGACGAGGGCCTGCAGTGCGCCCTTCGGGCCCGCCGCCGAAAGCCCGGGCTGCCGGTGCTGGTCCTCTCCCAGCACGTCGAGCAGTTGTACGCGCGCGAGTTGCTCGCCGACGGCAGCGGCGGGGTCGGCTATCTGCTGAAGGACCGGGTGTTCGACGCGGAGCAGTTCGTGGACGCCGTACGGCGGGTCGCGGCGGGCGGTACGGCGATGGACCCGGAGGTGATCCGGCAACTGCTGGCCCGGCGTTCGGGCGACGGGGAAGGGCCGGTGGACCGGCTCACTCCGCGCGAACGGGAGGTCATGGAACTGATGGCGCAGGGCCGGTCGAACGCGGCGATCGCCGCCCAAATGGTCGTCACCGAGCGGGCCGTCGCCAAACACACCGCCAATATTTTTCTGAAGCTCGGTCTGGAGGTCTCCGACGACGACAACCGCAGGGTGCTGGCGGTGCTGGCCTATCTGGACCGGGACCGGTGA
- a CDS encoding NAD-dependent epimerase/dehydratase family protein, which yields MRLLVLGGTEFAGRAVVEAALGRGWDVTVFNRGRHAPAPGTRSLTGDRTAPGGLDALAAPDEGEGDWDAVVDTWSAAPRAVHEAARLLRGRARRYVYVSSCSVYTWAPPAGYTEDAAVVEGAAPGADRTDYVRDKRGGELAVVDAFGAEASVLVRAGLILGPYENVGRLPWWLTRIARGGPVLAPGPRELPLQYVDVRDLAEWILGAIERELSGPYNLMSRQGHATMGELLEACVRVTGSAAELRWTAPEIVLDAGIEPWTELPVWVPPGSDMHDALHAADVSRALATGLACRPVEETVADTWNWLRSIGGTAPRRPDRPPLGLDPEVEKKVLAAGTNTAGNAPGQAAGNAAGGVSGTTP from the coding sequence ATGAGACTTCTGGTGCTGGGCGGTACGGAGTTCGCGGGACGGGCCGTCGTCGAGGCGGCCCTCGGGCGCGGGTGGGACGTGACGGTCTTCAACCGGGGGCGGCACGCACCCGCCCCCGGCACCCGGTCACTGACCGGTGACCGCACCGCGCCCGGGGGCCTCGACGCCCTCGCCGCCCCCGACGAGGGCGAGGGTGACTGGGACGCCGTCGTCGACACCTGGTCGGCGGCGCCCCGCGCGGTGCACGAGGCGGCGCGGCTGCTGCGGGGCCGCGCCCGCCGGTACGTGTACGTGTCGAGCTGCTCGGTGTACACCTGGGCCCCGCCCGCCGGATACACCGAGGACGCGGCCGTCGTCGAGGGCGCCGCACCCGGCGCCGACCGGACCGACTACGTCCGGGACAAGCGCGGCGGCGAGCTGGCCGTGGTCGACGCCTTCGGCGCGGAGGCTTCCGTCCTCGTACGGGCCGGGCTGATCCTCGGCCCGTACGAGAACGTCGGCCGGCTGCCCTGGTGGCTGACCCGGATCGCCCGCGGCGGCCCGGTCCTGGCCCCCGGCCCGCGCGAACTGCCCTTGCAGTACGTCGACGTCCGCGACCTCGCCGAGTGGATCCTCGGGGCGATCGAACGGGAGTTGAGCGGCCCGTACAACCTGATGAGTCGTCAAGGGCACGCCACCATGGGCGAGTTGCTGGAGGCGTGTGTCCGGGTGACCGGTTCTGCGGCCGAACTGCGCTGGACCGCCCCGGAGATCGTCCTCGACGCGGGCATCGAGCCGTGGACCGAACTGCCCGTATGGGTGCCGCCGGGCAGTGACATGCACGACGCCCTCCACGCGGCCGACGTCTCACGGGCCCTGGCGACGGGCCTCGCCTGCCGTCCCGTCGAGGAGACCGTCGCCGACACGTGGAACTGGCTGCGGTCGATCGGCGGCACGGCACCCCGACGCCCGGACCGGCCGCCACTGGGCCTGGACCCGGAGGTGGAGAAAAAGGTGCTCGCGGCGGGCACGAACACAGCCGGCAACGCACCTGGCCAAGCGGCCGGCAACGCGGCCGGGGGTGTATCTGGCACCACCCCCTGA
- a CDS encoding 5-carboxymethyl-2-hydroxymuconate Delta-isomerase, giving the protein MPQITVDYSTTMASAFDRASFARALHTSVVEIAAAKPEACKTLFRPSEFTAFGYDDPEERRHAVVHVTLGLLAGRTDETKTKLTETVLELLREHVADDTFVLHASAEVRDLDPSYRKYES; this is encoded by the coding sequence ATGCCGCAGATCACCGTCGACTACTCGACCACGATGGCGTCCGCCTTCGACCGGGCCTCGTTCGCGCGGGCCCTGCACACCTCGGTGGTCGAGATCGCGGCCGCCAAGCCGGAGGCCTGCAAGACCCTGTTCCGTCCGTCCGAGTTCACCGCGTTCGGCTACGACGACCCCGAGGAGCGGCGGCACGCGGTCGTCCACGTCACGCTCGGGCTCCTCGCCGGGCGCACCGACGAGACGAAGACGAAGCTGACCGAAACCGTGCTGGAGCTGCTGCGCGAGCACGTGGCGGACGACACCTTCGTACTCCACGCCTCCGCCGAGGTCCGCGATCTCGACCCGTCGTACCGCAAGTACGAGAGCTAG
- a CDS encoding glycoside hydrolase family 30 protein, with product MLSRLRKWTLTSTAVLLTVAGATGATAASPAVSVEVGEAVTSATVDGSTRYQPIDGFGFSEHFGRAAIMNGSQGLSAQRQREILDLLLSRSTGAGLSILRLGIDSGIQPTDPGGPDATPRYVWDGYDKGQVWLAQQAKAYGVNRFYADAWTAPGYMKTNGTDANGGTLCGLAGASCASGDWRGAYANYLVQYARFYGQAGIPVTDLGFTNEPDWTATYDSMRLTPAQAVEFTKVLGPVAGSAGYQVACCDSFGWNQQKAYSSAIEADATARGLVATHTGHNYASAVDAPLPTRKRTWMSEWSPNGTTWNESWDDGSGYDGFTVASAVHDALTKGNTSGYVYWYGASTGATRGLIQMDGDSYHVSKRLWALANYSRFIRPGAVRIGATTPDADLRLSAFRNTDGTVTVVALNAGTSADQVSFSLPNTGITTGTATPYLTDATHNTAQQPALAVDGGSLAATVPARSLVTYTIKGPPATEADLLSSLR from the coding sequence ATGCTGAGCAGACTCAGGAAATGGACACTGACCTCCACGGCCGTCCTCCTCACCGTCGCCGGGGCCACGGGGGCCACGGCGGCTTCGCCGGCCGTGTCCGTCGAGGTCGGAGAGGCCGTCACCTCGGCGACCGTCGACGGCTCGACCAGGTACCAGCCCATCGACGGCTTCGGGTTCTCCGAGCACTTCGGGCGGGCCGCCATCATGAACGGGTCGCAGGGGCTGTCGGCCCAGCGCCAGCGCGAGATCCTCGACCTGCTGCTGAGCCGCAGCACCGGTGCCGGACTGAGCATCCTGCGCCTCGGCATCGACTCGGGCATCCAGCCGACCGACCCCGGCGGTCCGGACGCGACCCCCCGGTACGTGTGGGACGGCTACGACAAGGGCCAGGTGTGGCTGGCGCAGCAGGCCAAGGCCTATGGGGTGAACCGTTTCTACGCCGACGCCTGGACAGCTCCCGGCTACATGAAGACCAACGGGACCGATGCCAACGGCGGGACGCTGTGCGGTCTCGCCGGGGCCTCCTGCGCGAGCGGCGACTGGCGCGGGGCGTACGCGAACTACCTTGTGCAGTACGCCAGGTTCTACGGCCAGGCAGGCATTCCCGTCACCGACCTCGGCTTCACCAACGAGCCCGACTGGACGGCGACGTACGACTCCATGCGGCTCACCCCCGCCCAGGCCGTCGAGTTCACGAAGGTCCTCGGCCCGGTCGCGGGCTCGGCCGGGTACCAGGTCGCCTGCTGTGACTCCTTCGGCTGGAACCAGCAGAAGGCCTACAGCAGCGCCATCGAGGCCGACGCGACGGCCCGGGGACTCGTCGCCACCCACACCGGCCACAACTACGCCAGTGCCGTCGACGCGCCGCTGCCCACCCGGAAACGCACCTGGATGTCGGAGTGGTCGCCCAACGGCACGACCTGGAACGAGAGTTGGGACGACGGAAGCGGCTACGACGGCTTCACCGTCGCCTCCGCCGTCCACGACGCCCTCACCAAGGGCAACACCAGCGGCTACGTCTACTGGTACGGCGCGTCGACCGGCGCCACCCGGGGGCTGATCCAGATGGACGGCGACAGCTACCACGTGTCGAAGCGGCTGTGGGCGCTGGCCAACTACAGCCGTTTCATCCGCCCCGGCGCCGTCCGCATCGGCGCCACCACCCCCGACGCCGACCTCAGGCTCTCGGCGTTCCGCAACACCGACGGCACGGTGACGGTCGTGGCGCTCAACGCGGGCACCAGCGCCGACCAGGTGTCGTTCAGCCTGCCGAACACGGGGATCACGACGGGCACGGCGACCCCGTACCTCACCGACGCCACGCACAACACCGCCCAGCAGCCGGCCCTCGCGGTCGACGGAGGCTCCCTGGCCGCCACGGTCCCGGCCCGGTCACTCGTCACGTACACCATCAAGGGACCACCGGCGACGGAGGCCGACCTGCTGAGCAGTCTCAGGTGA
- a CDS encoding TetR/AcrR family transcriptional regulator, which produces MTTGVRRRMGVEERRQQLIGVALDLFAQRSPDEVSIDEIAAAAGISRPLVYHYFPGKLSLYEAALKRASEDLASRFAEPREGPLGARLLRVMHRFFDFVDAHGPGFSALMRGGPAVGSSTTNALVDSVRQVAYEQILSHLGITDPPPRLELIVRSWISLAESTALIWLDGRRIPRGELEVQLVHDFAALTAVAAAYDDELRTLLRPVLGGEPADGPFGDLVTRLVALAS; this is translated from the coding sequence ATGACTACCGGGGTTCGTCGCAGAATGGGAGTCGAGGAGCGTCGGCAGCAGTTGATCGGCGTCGCCCTCGACCTGTTCGCCCAGCGCTCGCCCGACGAGGTCTCCATCGACGAGATAGCCGCCGCCGCGGGCATCTCGCGGCCCCTCGTCTACCACTACTTCCCCGGCAAACTCAGCCTGTACGAGGCCGCGTTGAAGCGGGCGTCGGAGGATCTGGCGAGCCGGTTCGCCGAGCCGCGCGAGGGTCCGCTCGGCGCCCGGCTGCTGCGCGTGATGCACCGGTTCTTCGACTTCGTCGACGCGCACGGCCCGGGCTTCTCGGCCCTGATGCGCGGCGGCCCGGCGGTCGGCTCGTCGACGACGAACGCGCTCGTCGACTCCGTACGCCAGGTCGCCTACGAACAGATCCTGTCGCATCTGGGCATCACCGATCCGCCGCCGCGGCTCGAACTGATCGTCCGGTCGTGGATCTCGCTCGCCGAGTCGACCGCGCTGATCTGGCTGGACGGGCGGCGCATCCCGCGCGGCGAGCTGGAGGTCCAGCTCGTGCACGACTTCGCCGCGCTGACGGCCGTCGCCGCCGCCTACGACGACGAGCTGCGGACGCTGCTGCGCCCCGTGCTGGGCGGCGAGCCGGCCGACGGCCCCTTCGGCGACCTGGTCACCCGGCTCGTCGCCCTGGCTTCCTGA